A single Thermosynechococcus vestitus BP-1 DNA region contains:
- a CDS encoding MgPME-cyclase complex family protein, with translation MATYYYILASKKFLTEEEPLEEVFRERQRHYREQGKEIDFWLVPEPAFLEQPQFAEQKARCPQPAAAIISTNQQFIQWLKLRLEYVLMGQFTSEEVPNPLASLASV, from the coding sequence ATGGCGACGTACTATTACATTCTCGCAAGCAAAAAGTTTTTAACTGAGGAAGAACCCCTTGAGGAAGTGTTTCGCGAGCGGCAGCGTCACTACCGGGAGCAGGGTAAAGAGATTGATTTTTGGCTGGTGCCAGAGCCTGCCTTTTTAGAGCAACCCCAGTTTGCTGAACAGAAGGCGCGTTGTCCGCAGCCTGCCGCAGCCATTATCTCTACCAATCAGCAATTTATCCAATGGCTAAAGCTGCGCTTGGAGTACGTCCTCATGGGGCAATTCACCAGCGAGGAGGTTCCGAATCCCCTTGCTTCCCTTGCGAGTGTCTAG
- a CDS encoding Rpn family recombination-promoting nuclease/putative transposase, with amino-acid sequence MRRDSLFYQLFAQLPQTLFDLLGIDTPEGYRFDSVELKQTAFRIDGVFVPPDPAGTVYFCEVQFQRDNTFYERFFAEIFLYLRLYRSTFADWQAVVIYPNRQTEQESFAPYDLLVHSPRLRRVYLNELGSPDNLPLSLALMQLTALSEAEMPRVARLLAERTHTEAVPRPEVIIELITTIVLYKFTELSREEVLRMLGFTTEELKRTRFYREVYAEARKEGLQQGEVLVVLRQLRRRFGSVPSELEERIRRLSAPQIEALAEALLDFRELEEVAAWLEQTS; translated from the coding sequence ATGCGCCGCGACTCCCTCTTTTATCAACTCTTTGCCCAACTACCCCAGACCCTCTTTGACCTCTTGGGCATAGACACCCCTGAGGGGTATCGTTTTGACTCAGTTGAGCTGAAGCAAACCGCCTTCCGCATCGATGGCGTCTTTGTGCCCCCTGACCCTGCAGGCACGGTTTATTTCTGTGAGGTGCAGTTTCAGCGGGATAACACCTTCTATGAACGCTTCTTTGCGGAGATTTTTCTCTATCTGCGCCTGTATCGCTCCACCTTTGCAGATTGGCAAGCGGTGGTGATTTATCCGAATCGGCAAACGGAGCAAGAGTCTTTTGCCCCCTATGACCTGTTGGTCCATAGTCCCCGTCTGCGGCGAGTGTATCTCAATGAGTTGGGGTCACCGGACAACTTGCCATTGAGCCTGGCCCTAATGCAGCTTACGGCATTATCCGAAGCAGAGATGCCAAGAGTGGCAAGGTTATTGGCTGAGCGCACTCACACAGAGGCGGTGCCAAGGCCAGAAGTCATAATAGAGTTAATCACGACGATTGTGCTGTACAAGTTCACGGAGCTGAGTCGGGAGGAGGTGTTGCGGATGCTGGGGTTTACCACTGAGGAACTGAAGCGGACACGGTTTTATCGGGAGGTGTATGCGGAGGCACGGAAGGAAGGATTGCAGCAGGGAGAAGTGCTAGTTGTCTTGCGCCAGTTAAGGCGGCGATTTGGGAGTGTGCCTAGTGAGCTGGAGGAGCGGATTCGGCGGCTCTCTGCTCCTCAGATCGAGGCTTTGGCGGAGGCGCTGCTTGACTTCAGGGAGCTGGAGGAAGTGGCAGCATGGCTAGAGCAGACTTCATAA
- a CDS encoding Rpn family recombination-promoting nuclease/putative transposase, protein MRRDSLFYQLFAQLPQTLFDLLGIDTPEGYRFDSVELKQTAFRIDGVFVPPDPAGTVYFCEVQFQRDNTFYERFFAEIFLYLRLYRSTFADWQAVVIYPNRQTEQESFAPYDLLVHSPRLRRVYLNELGSPDSLPLSLALMQLTALSEAEMPRVARLLAERTHTEAVPRPEVIIELITTIVLYKFTELSREEVLRMLGFTTEELKRTRFYREVYAEAREEGLQEGRLAGRQEGRQEGREEGLQEGLQQGLQQGLQQGEAAVVLRQLRRRFGSVPSELEECIRHLSLNQIEALAEALLDFTHLEEVFAWLNRSA, encoded by the coding sequence ATGCGCCGCGACTCCCTCTTTTATCAACTCTTTGCCCAACTACCCCAGACCCTCTTTGACCTCTTGGGCATAGACACCCCTGAGGGGTATCGTTTTGACTCAGTTGAGCTGAAGCAAACCGCCTTTCGCATCGATGGCGTCTTTGTGCCCCCTGACCCTGCAGGCACGGTTTATTTCTGTGAGGTGCAGTTTCAGCGGGATAACACTTTCTATGAACGCTTCTTTGCGGAGATTTTTCTCTATCTGCGCCTGTATCGCTCCACCTTTGCAGATTGGCAAGCGGTGGTGATTTATCCGAATCGGCAAACGGAGCAAGAGTCTTTTGCCCCCTATGATCTGTTGGTCCATAGTCCCCGTCTGCGGCGAGTGTATCTGAATGAGTTGGGGTCACCGGACAGCTTGCCATTGAGCCTGGCCCTAATGCAGCTTACGGCATTATCCGAAGCAGAGATGCCGAGAGTGGCGAGGTTATTGGCTGAGCGCACTCACACAGAGGCGGTGCCAAGGCCAGAAGTCATAATAGAGTTAATCACGACGATTGTGCTGTATAAGTTCACGGAGCTGAGTCGGGAGGAGGTGTTGCGGATGCTGGGGTTTACCACTGAGGAACTGAAGCGGACACGGTTTTATCGGGAGGTGTATGCGGAGGCACGGGAGGAAGGATTACAAGAGGGGCGACTGGCGGGAAGACAAGAGGGAAGACAAGAAGGACGAGAAGAAGGACTTCAGGAAGGCTTGCAGCAGGGATTGCAACAGGGATTGCAACAAGGAGAAGCAGCCGTTGTCCTACGGCAGTTAAGGCGGCGATTTGGCAGTGTGCCCAGTGAGCTTGAAGAATGCATTCGTCACCTCTCTCTGAATCAAATCGAAGCTTTGGCAGAAGCACTTCTAGACTTCACTCACTTAGAGGAAGTATTTGCGTGGCTAAATCGCTCCGCCTAA
- the fabG gene encoding 3-oxoacyl-[acyl-carrier-protein] reductase: MSETAVAIVTGASRGIGRAIALELAKEGATVVVNYARSAEAALEVVQRIEQQGGTAIAIAADVSVPEQVDTLVAKTVETYGRVDVLVNNAGITRDTLLLRMSLEDWQAVINLNLTGVFLCTRAVSKLMLKQKRGRIINIASVAGQMGNPGQANYSAAKAGVIGFSKTVAKELASRGITVNAVAPGFIATEMTAELKAEDILKFIPLGRYGEPTEVAGMVRFLALDPAAAYITGQVFNVDGGMVMA, translated from the coding sequence TTGAGCGAAACAGCCGTTGCCATTGTCACTGGTGCCTCACGGGGGATTGGTCGAGCGATCGCCCTCGAACTGGCGAAGGAAGGAGCCACTGTAGTTGTCAACTACGCCCGTTCTGCTGAGGCGGCCCTTGAAGTAGTGCAGAGGATTGAACAGCAAGGGGGAACAGCGATCGCGATCGCTGCCGATGTGTCTGTTCCTGAGCAGGTCGATACTCTCGTGGCCAAAACCGTAGAAACCTATGGCCGTGTGGATGTACTGGTCAACAATGCCGGTATTACCCGCGACACCCTACTGCTGCGTATGAGCCTTGAGGACTGGCAGGCGGTGATTAACCTGAACCTGACCGGGGTTTTCCTGTGTACCCGTGCCGTGAGTAAACTGATGCTGAAGCAAAAGCGGGGACGAATTATCAACATTGCGTCGGTGGCAGGGCAAATGGGCAACCCCGGCCAAGCCAACTACAGTGCTGCCAAAGCTGGTGTGATTGGGTTTAGCAAAACCGTGGCCAAAGAATTAGCCAGTCGAGGCATCACCGTCAATGCCGTTGCCCCCGGCTTTATTGCCACTGAGATGACAGCTGAACTCAAAGCAGAGGACATTCTTAAATTCATTCCCCTAGGACGGTATGGCGAACCCACAGAAGTGGCGGGGATGGTGCGCTTTTTAGCCTTGGATCCGGCAGCCGCCTACATTACGGGGCAAGTCTTCAACGTGGATGGTGGTATGGTGATGGCCTAG
- a CDS encoding valine--tRNA ligase: MTDAITLPSQYDPKQTEAKWQQLWESSGVFHADPNHPGKPYCIVIPPPNVTGSLHMGHAFEHALIDVLIRYHRMIGRNVLWLPGTDHASIAVSTILDQQLQAEGTNRFALGREAYLKRAWAWKESSGKTIVGQIRRLGLSVDWSRERFTMDEGLSRAVLTAFNRLYEAGLIYRGQYLVNWCPASQSAVSDLEVENREVQGHLWYLRYPLTDGSGYLEVATTRPETMLGDTAVAVHPEDDRYRHLIGKTLRLPLMNREIPIIGDPLVDPTFGTGCVKVTPAHDPNDFVMGQRHRLPMMNLMNKDGTLNENAGEFAGLDRFVARKQVVARLEAEGFLVRVEDYKHTVPYSDRGKVPIEPLLSTQWFVKIRPLADAALKALDRQHSPRFIPDRWAKVYRDWLVNLRDWCISRQLWWGHQIPAWYVVSETNGEVRDDTPFVVAMDETAARAKAIAQFGEDIELQQDQDVLDTWFSSGLWPFSTLGWPDDTPDYRRYYPNTTLVTGFDIIFFWVARMTMMGQYFTGKIPFRDVYIHGLVRDENNKKMSKSANNGIDPLILIEKYGTDALRYSLVKEVVGAGQDIRLAYNRKTDESATVEAARNFANKLWNASRFVLLNLEGQTPGQLGTPRRQDLTASDRWILSRYHTAIQTTRERIESYGLGEAAKGLYEFIWGDFCDWYIELVKPRLQGENAKAKRTAQQVLATVLDGTLKLLHPFMPHITEEIWHTLHQVADNEVLAVQPYPKANRRAIDPDLEAQFSLLIETIRTIRNLRAEAGIKPGLYIAALIEASAEEAPIFEAGAADIQHLARLESLTIGSGLQIPQRVFSGVVGKSEVLIPLAGVVDLEALVSKLQKEGDRLRKEIQSLTARLNNPNFVNKAQPEVVAAAQAQLAAAQQQLAIIEHRLQSLGVDDKTQP, from the coding sequence ATGACCGACGCGATTACCCTCCCCAGTCAATACGATCCCAAGCAAACGGAGGCCAAGTGGCAACAGCTCTGGGAAAGCAGTGGTGTCTTTCACGCAGACCCCAACCACCCTGGTAAACCCTATTGCATTGTCATTCCGCCTCCTAATGTCACCGGTAGCTTGCACATGGGGCACGCCTTTGAGCATGCCCTGATTGATGTTCTGATTCGCTATCACCGCATGATTGGCCGCAATGTTCTCTGGCTACCGGGGACGGATCATGCCAGTATTGCCGTTAGCACGATTTTAGATCAACAGTTGCAGGCGGAGGGCACCAACCGCTTTGCCTTGGGACGGGAGGCCTATCTAAAGCGAGCTTGGGCATGGAAAGAGTCCTCAGGGAAGACGATTGTCGGCCAAATTCGCCGCTTGGGGCTGTCGGTGGATTGGTCGCGGGAACGCTTTACGATGGATGAGGGGCTGTCGCGGGCGGTTCTCACAGCTTTTAATCGGCTTTATGAAGCGGGACTCATCTATCGCGGTCAGTATTTAGTGAACTGGTGTCCCGCCAGTCAATCAGCGGTCTCGGATTTAGAGGTGGAAAACCGTGAGGTGCAGGGGCATCTCTGGTATTTGCGCTATCCACTGACGGATGGCTCGGGGTATTTGGAGGTAGCCACAACCCGTCCAGAAACGATGCTGGGGGATACGGCAGTGGCGGTTCACCCAGAAGACGATCGCTATCGCCATTTGATCGGCAAAACACTGCGCCTGCCGCTTATGAATCGGGAGATTCCGATTATTGGTGATCCCTTGGTGGATCCCACCTTTGGCACCGGCTGCGTCAAGGTCACCCCTGCGCACGATCCCAATGACTTTGTCATGGGGCAACGCCATCGCCTACCGATGATGAACCTGATGAACAAAGATGGCACACTCAACGAGAATGCCGGGGAGTTTGCGGGTCTAGATCGCTTTGTGGCTCGTAAACAGGTGGTGGCTCGTCTAGAGGCAGAGGGCTTTTTAGTGCGGGTAGAGGACTATAAGCACACCGTTCCCTATAGCGATCGCGGCAAAGTCCCCATTGAACCGCTCCTGTCTACCCAATGGTTTGTGAAAATTCGTCCCCTGGCGGATGCCGCCCTCAAAGCCTTAGATAGACAGCATTCCCCTCGCTTTATTCCGGATCGCTGGGCAAAGGTCTATCGCGATTGGCTGGTCAACTTACGGGATTGGTGTATTTCACGGCAACTGTGGTGGGGGCATCAAATTCCCGCTTGGTATGTGGTTAGTGAAACCAATGGCGAAGTGCGCGATGATACCCCCTTTGTGGTGGCAATGGATGAGACTGCTGCCCGTGCCAAGGCGATCGCCCAATTTGGCGAGGACATTGAACTCCAGCAGGATCAGGACGTATTGGATACGTGGTTTTCCTCTGGCCTATGGCCCTTTTCTACGCTGGGTTGGCCCGATGATACACCAGACTATCGCCGCTATTACCCCAACACCACCCTTGTTACCGGGTTTGACATTATCTTTTTCTGGGTGGCACGGATGACAATGATGGGGCAGTACTTCACCGGTAAAATCCCCTTCCGCGATGTCTATATCCACGGCTTGGTCCGGGATGAAAACAACAAAAAAATGTCTAAGTCCGCCAATAATGGCATTGACCCGCTGATTTTAATTGAAAAATACGGCACCGATGCGCTGCGCTATAGCTTGGTCAAGGAAGTTGTGGGCGCTGGTCAGGATATTCGCTTGGCCTACAACCGCAAAACGGATGAATCGGCAACTGTCGAGGCGGCGCGCAACTTTGCCAATAAACTTTGGAATGCCTCCCGCTTTGTGCTGCTAAATCTAGAGGGACAAACCCCCGGCCAGTTAGGAACCCCGCGACGCCAAGACTTGACCGCTAGCGATCGCTGGATTCTCAGTCGCTACCACACGGCTATTCAAACCACGCGCGAACGCATTGAAAGCTATGGACTGGGGGAGGCGGCCAAGGGACTCTACGAATTCATCTGGGGAGATTTTTGCGACTGGTATATTGAACTGGTAAAACCCCGTTTGCAAGGGGAAAACGCCAAAGCCAAGCGCACTGCCCAGCAGGTACTCGCCACGGTTCTCGATGGCACCTTGAAACTCCTCCATCCTTTCATGCCCCACATTACAGAGGAGATTTGGCACACGCTGCATCAGGTGGCGGACAATGAAGTTTTAGCGGTACAACCCTACCCGAAAGCGAATCGCCGCGCCATTGACCCTGACCTTGAAGCCCAATTTAGCCTTTTGATTGAAACCATCCGCACAATTCGGAATCTGCGGGCAGAGGCAGGGATTAAGCCGGGATTGTATATTGCCGCCCTGATTGAGGCGAGTGCTGAGGAAGCCCCCATCTTTGAAGCGGGAGCCGCTGATATTCAACACTTGGCGCGCCTCGAGTCCCTAACGATCGGCAGCGGACTACAAATTCCGCAGCGGGTCTTTAGCGGTGTCGTTGGCAAGAGCGAGGTACTCATTCCCCTAGCGGGGGTCGTAGATCTGGAGGCCTTGGTAAGCAAGCTCCAGAAGGAAGGCGATCGCCTGAGGAAAGAGATTCAATCTTTAACCGCTCGCCTCAACAACCCTAATTTTGTCAACAAAGCCCAACCAGAGGTGGTCGCTGCGGCTCAGGCGCAATTGGCGGCTGCCCAACAGCAACTGGCGATTATTGAGCACCGACTCCAATCCTTGGGTGTCGATGACAAAACCCAACCCTGA
- a CDS encoding ribulose bisphosphate carboxylase small subunit has product MKTLPKERRYETFSYLPPLSDAQIARQIQYAIDQGYHPCVEFNETSNAEIRYWTMWKLPLFNCTNAQDVLNEVQQCRSEYPNCFIRVVAFDNIKQCQVMSFIVYKPNQANSGYSGYRY; this is encoded by the coding sequence ATGAAAACACTGCCCAAAGAGCGTCGTTACGAAACCTTCTCCTACCTACCTCCCCTCAGTGATGCCCAAATTGCTCGCCAAATCCAGTATGCGATTGATCAGGGCTATCACCCCTGTGTGGAGTTCAACGAGACCTCCAATGCTGAAATCCGCTACTGGACAATGTGGAAACTGCCGCTTTTTAACTGCACCAACGCCCAAGACGTGCTCAATGAAGTACAGCAGTGCCGCTCGGAATATCCCAATTGTTTCATCCGTGTTGTTGCCTTTGACAACATCAAACAGTGCCAAGTGATGAGCTTTATTGTCTATAAGCCCAATCAGGCCAACAGCGGCTACAGCGGTTATCGCTATTAA
- the rcbX gene encoding RuBisCO chaperone RbcX, translated as MDVKHIAKQTTKTLISYLTYQAVRTVIGQLAETDPPRSLWLHQFTSQESIQDGERYLEALFREQPDLGFRILTVREHLAEMVADYLPEMLRAGIQQANLQQRCQQLERMTQVSEANVENSNLETPE; from the coding sequence ATGGATGTCAAGCACATTGCCAAGCAAACCACCAAAACCCTGATTAGTTATCTCACCTATCAGGCCGTGCGAACCGTGATTGGGCAACTGGCCGAAACCGATCCACCGCGATCGCTCTGGCTACACCAGTTCACGAGTCAAGAAAGTATCCAAGATGGTGAACGCTACTTGGAAGCTCTCTTTCGCGAACAGCCCGATCTCGGTTTTCGCATTCTCACGGTACGCGAACATCTTGCGGAAATGGTGGCGGACTATCTCCCGGAAATGCTACGGGCAGGCATCCAGCAGGCCAACTTGCAACAACGCTGTCAACAACTGGAGCGGATGACCCAAGTCTCTGAAGCCAATGTTGAAAACAGCAACCTAGAAACCCCTGAATAG
- a CDS encoding form I ribulose bisphosphate carboxylase large subunit encodes MAYTQSKSQKVGYQAGVKDYRLTYYTPDYTPKDTDILAAFRVTPQPGVPFEEAAAAVAAESSTGTWTTVWTDLLTDLDRYKGCCYDIEPLPGEDNQFIAYIAYPLDLFEEGSVTNMLTSIVGNVFGFKALKALRLEDLRIPVAYLKTFQGPPHGIQVERDKLNKYGRPLLGCTIKPKLGLSAKNYGRAVYECLRGGLDFTKDDENINSQPFQRWRDRFLFVADAIHKAQAETGEIKGHYLNVTAPTCEEMLKRAEFAKELEMPIIMHDFLTAGFTANTTLSKWCRDNGMLLHIHRAMHAVMDRQKNHGIHFRVLAKCLRMSGGDHIHTGTVVGKLEGDKAVTLGFVDLLRENYIEQDRSRGIYFTQDWASMPGVMAVASGGIHVWHMPALVDIFGDDAVLQFGGGTLGHPWGNAPGATANRVALEACIQARNEGRDLMREGGDIIREAARWSPELAAACELWKEIKFEFEAQDTI; translated from the coding sequence ATGGCCTATACGCAATCCAAATCCCAGAAAGTTGGGTATCAGGCAGGGGTAAAAGACTACCGCCTGACCTACTACACCCCGGATTACACCCCCAAAGATACCGATATTCTAGCGGCCTTTCGTGTGACCCCCCAGCCGGGCGTCCCCTTTGAAGAAGCGGCGGCTGCCGTTGCTGCAGAATCCTCAACAGGTACATGGACCACTGTCTGGACTGACCTGCTGACCGACTTGGATCGCTACAAAGGCTGCTGCTACGACATCGAGCCCTTGCCGGGTGAAGACAATCAGTTCATCGCCTACATTGCCTACCCGCTGGATCTCTTTGAAGAAGGCTCTGTCACCAACATGCTGACCTCCATTGTGGGGAACGTGTTTGGTTTCAAAGCCCTCAAAGCCCTGCGCCTTGAAGACCTGCGCATTCCTGTGGCTTACCTGAAGACTTTCCAAGGGCCACCCCACGGTATCCAAGTGGAACGCGACAAATTGAACAAATATGGTCGTCCGCTCTTGGGCTGCACCATTAAGCCGAAGCTGGGTCTGTCGGCGAAAAACTACGGCCGTGCCGTTTATGAATGCTTGCGCGGTGGTTTGGACTTCACCAAAGATGACGAAAACATCAACTCCCAGCCTTTCCAACGCTGGCGCGATCGCTTCCTGTTTGTTGCTGATGCCATTCACAAAGCCCAGGCGGAAACCGGTGAAATCAAAGGGCACTATTTGAACGTCACCGCTCCCACCTGTGAAGAAATGTTGAAACGGGCAGAGTTCGCTAAAGAACTGGAAATGCCCATCATCATGCACGACTTTCTCACCGCTGGCTTCACGGCCAACACCACCCTCTCGAAATGGTGCCGTGACAACGGCATGTTGCTACACATTCACCGTGCTATGCACGCCGTGATGGACCGTCAGAAAAACCACGGCATCCACTTCCGTGTCTTGGCCAAATGTTTGCGGATGTCTGGCGGTGACCACATCCACACCGGTACCGTTGTTGGTAAGCTCGAAGGGGATAAAGCCGTTACCCTCGGCTTTGTCGATCTGCTGCGGGAAAACTACATTGAGCAGGATCGCTCCCGTGGTATTTACTTCACCCAAGACTGGGCCTCGATGCCCGGAGTGATGGCCGTGGCCTCCGGTGGGATTCACGTCTGGCACATGCCTGCCCTCGTGGACATCTTCGGTGATGATGCAGTGCTGCAATTTGGTGGTGGTACCTTGGGGCACCCCTGGGGGAATGCACCGGGGGCAACTGCCAACCGGGTCGCCCTTGAAGCCTGTATCCAAGCTCGTAATGAAGGTCGTGACCTCATGCGCGAAGGCGGCGACATTATCCGCGAAGCAGCTCGCTGGAGTCCAGAACTGGCTGCCGCCTGCGAACTCTGGAAAGAAATCAAGTTCGAGTTTGAAGCGCAAGACACGATCTAG
- the ylqF gene encoding ribosome biogenesis GTPase YlqF codes for MSPIIQWYPGHIAKAERALKEQLKQVDVIFEVRDARIPLASCHPQIRQWASGKQRLLVLNGMDRISDRDRQQWLTWFETQGETVFFTNAQRGEGIRRLEQAAVRAGAAINQRRQQRGMQVRAVRAVVLGFPNVGKSALINRLLQQRVVESAARPGVTRQLRWVRLSPVLELLDAPGVLPMNFKNQEAAVKLAICDDIGQAAYDPCRVAPMLVEIMQQLGYAERLRDRYGLALTDTGETYLYDLAARRYHGDLERAARQLLQDYRRGYLGAIALEHPPQSRNSTIP; via the coding sequence ATGAGTCCGATCATTCAATGGTATCCTGGCCACATTGCCAAGGCAGAACGTGCCCTCAAGGAACAATTGAAACAGGTGGATGTGATCTTTGAGGTGCGGGATGCACGCATTCCCCTTGCCAGTTGCCATCCCCAAATTCGTCAGTGGGCGAGTGGCAAGCAGCGCCTCTTAGTGCTCAATGGAATGGATAGGATTAGCGATCGCGATCGCCAGCAGTGGCTGACATGGTTTGAGACCCAAGGGGAAACGGTTTTTTTCACCAATGCACAGCGGGGTGAAGGGATTCGCCGACTCGAACAGGCGGCGGTACGGGCGGGAGCGGCCATTAATCAACGCCGTCAACAGCGGGGCATGCAAGTAAGAGCCGTACGAGCTGTGGTTTTAGGGTTTCCCAATGTGGGCAAATCAGCCCTCATTAATCGCCTCTTGCAGCAGCGGGTGGTGGAGAGTGCAGCGCGTCCGGGGGTGACGCGGCAACTGCGCTGGGTGCGCTTGTCCCCCGTCCTTGAACTCTTGGATGCCCCAGGGGTGTTGCCCATGAATTTCAAGAATCAAGAGGCGGCGGTAAAACTGGCCATTTGCGATGACATTGGTCAAGCTGCCTACGATCCCTGTCGGGTGGCCCCCATGCTTGTGGAGATCATGCAACAGTTGGGGTACGCCGAGCGCCTTAGGGATCGCTACGGTCTAGCCCTTACCGACACCGGTGAGACCTACCTTTATGACCTTGCTGCTCGCCGCTACCATGGCGACTTGGAACGGGCAGCCAGGCAACTCTTGCAGGACTATCGCCGTGGTTACCTGGGGGCGATCGCCCTTGAGCATCCTCCTCAATCCAGAAACAGCACCATCCCATAG
- the bchI gene encoding magnesium chelatase ATPase subunit I translates to MPVTATAVPRRPVFPFAAIVGQDEMKLSLLLNVIDPKIGGVMIMGDRGTGKSTTIRALADLLPEIEVVADDPFNSHPSDPDLMSDAVKVAVAAGEPIHTIKKKVPMVDLPLGATEDRVCGTIDIEKALAEGVKAFEPGLLAKANRGILYVDEVNLLDDHLVDVLLDAAASGWNTVEREGISIRHPARFVLVGSGNPEEGELRPQLLDRFGMHAEIRTVKDPTLRVEIVEQRSQFDQNPEAFLAKYQAQQEALQAKLVAAQALLPKVTIDHELRVKISQVCAELDVDGLRGDIVTNRAAKALAAFEGRTEVTVEDIARVIVLCLRHRLRKDPLESIDSGYKVGKVFQEVFGVEIAT, encoded by the coding sequence TGACCCCAAAATTGGTGGGGTGATGATCATGGGCGATCGCGGCACGGGCAAATCAACCACTATTCGTGCCCTAGCGGATTTGCTGCCAGAAATTGAGGTGGTTGCCGATGACCCCTTCAATAGTCACCCCAGTGATCCCGATCTCATGAGCGATGCCGTGAAGGTGGCTGTGGCAGCCGGTGAACCCATTCACACCATCAAGAAAAAGGTACCCATGGTGGATCTGCCCCTGGGAGCCACAGAAGATCGGGTGTGCGGCACGATTGACATTGAAAAAGCCCTTGCTGAGGGGGTGAAAGCCTTTGAGCCGGGACTGTTGGCCAAGGCAAATCGCGGCATTCTCTATGTGGATGAGGTGAACCTGCTGGATGATCACTTAGTGGATGTCCTCCTGGATGCCGCTGCCTCCGGCTGGAATACCGTTGAGCGTGAGGGGATTTCAATTCGTCATCCAGCCCGCTTTGTCCTAGTTGGCTCTGGTAATCCTGAAGAAGGGGAATTGCGACCCCAACTGCTAGATCGCTTTGGCATGCACGCTGAGATTCGCACCGTCAAGGACCCAACCCTGCGGGTGGAAATTGTGGAACAGCGATCGCAATTTGATCAAAATCCCGAGGCCTTTTTGGCGAAATACCAGGCGCAACAGGAAGCCCTGCAAGCCAAGTTGGTCGCTGCCCAAGCCCTATTGCCCAAGGTCACCATTGACCACGAGCTGCGAGTGAAAATTTCCCAAGTGTGTGCTGAGCTGGATGTGGACGGCCTGCGGGGAGACATTGTCACTAACCGCGCGGCCAAGGCCTTGGCGGCCTTTGAGGGACGCACGGAGGTCACTGTTGAGGATATTGCGCGGGTGATTGTTCTCTGTCTGCGGCACCGATTGCGCAAGGATCCCCTAGAGTCTATTGACTCCGGCTACAAGGTCGGCAAAGTCTTCCAAGAGGTTTTTGGGGTGGAGATTGCGACCTAG